The segment AGCCCGGCTTGTGAGTGAAGGAGAAAAAAATGCGTTTTGGCTTTATGGATCATTTACCGTGTGCGGAGTGGCAGTCTGAGGGCCAGCGCTACAGCGATATTCTGGGCCAGATCGAGCTGGGGGATAAAGTTGGGTTCGATACGGCGTGGCTGGCGGAGATTCATTTTTTTCCCAATGTTTCTCGTATTGCGTCGCCGCTTACGGTTTTGGCCGCCGCCGCCCAGCGGACTGAACGCATTCGCCTGGGCACCGCGGTTACCCTCTTACCGCTACACAATCCGCTGAAAATCGCTGAGGATGCCGCCACGGTCGATATTCTTAGTGACGGACGCCTGGAATTGGGAGTAGGCAGAGGCGCCGCACCGATGATGTTCACCGCCTATAATGTGCCGGTGGAGGAGACCCGCGAACGGTTCGAGGAAGCACTCGCGGTTATCCGCCAGGCCTGGACCAGCGACCGGCTCACCTTTGAGGGAAAGTACTGGCGTATGCAGGACTTGCAGGTTTTTCCCCGGCCGGTCCAAAAGCCGCACCCGCCGCTGCGGATTGCG is part of the Candidatus Binataceae bacterium genome and harbors:
- a CDS encoding LLM class flavin-dependent oxidoreductase, which produces MRFGFMDHLPCAEWQSEGQRYSDILGQIELGDKVGFDTAWLAEIHFFPNVSRIASPLTVLAAAAQRTERIRLGTAVTLLPLHNPLKIAEDAATVDILSDGRLELGVGRGAAPMMFTAYNVPVEETRERFEEALAVIRQAWTSDRLTFEGKYWRMQDLQVFPRPVQKPHPPLRIAANSPETYTIAGRLGLPIFATPLIAGSMEKLREYIGAHRDSLPSGVKQDVAVAFPVHAAPSREQARREVEPSIMHFFSFLDQRRPDIQALPESYQSLQRAVDRLAKITYEEVEDLGAAFGDPDYCVERVRALQREFGMNEFICYFNQGGLVEPAVVRRSMELFAREVIPHCR